One segment of Anser cygnoides isolate HZ-2024a breed goose chromosome 5, Taihu_goose_T2T_genome, whole genome shotgun sequence DNA contains the following:
- the WDR89 gene encoding WD repeat-containing protein 89 isoform X1, translated as MAAGGAGGAANGVAGEGCGGGARSRRGSPRAPRFLTTSGTAFEMSALEKIEEQLARLRIAKRSVLREEPAYLLDIDVSRSAPSESSRCVAVSCSNQSIRLYNRETLNFLREYSSRPGMLNGVRFAHTCDSLVFSACSDGTIKCWDIRLATQKAVQIFSGYPSNVFISFDINCSDLIICAGTEKVEKDTFLVFWDARGNTDCASTTKEPLGVYSESHNDDVTKICFHPVKPSWVVSGSTDGLVNVFDINKDNEDDALISTCNSDSSISFIGWSGKGYEQIYCMTHDEGFCWWDLAQLDTEEPITLLRILDVRDTVCIENDSLNYLVGGVYHEKADKLFLIGGTSTGKIHLLSCGADGLSLVGTLCGGHSATVRSFCWNLADESLLTGGEDAQLLLWRPGAVERSLTKKETMKIASSVQKRVRVHNSSLKSRKK; from the coding sequence ATTTCTGACAACCTCAGGAACAGCATTTGAGATGTCTGCACTCGAGAAGATTGAGGAGCAGCTCGCTCGTCTGCGCATAGCGAAGCGGTCTGTGCTGAGGGAGGAACCCGCCTACTTACTGGACATAGACGTTTCCCGCTCTGCCCCGTCTGAGAGCAGTCGCTGTGTGGCAGTTTCGTGTTCCAATCAGTCCATTAGGCTATACAACAGAGAAACATTAAACTTCCTGCGGGAGTACAGTAGCCGTCCTGGGATGCTTAATGGAGTCAGGTTTGCACACACGTGTGACAGCCTGGTGTTTTCTGCGTGCAGCGATGGCACAATAAAATGTTGGGATATCCGTTTAGCAACTCAGAAGGCTGTGCAGATATTTAGTGGCTATCCTTCCAACGTCTTTATCAGTTTTGATATCAATTGCAGTGATCTCATAATTTGTGCTGGAACAGAAAAGGTTGAAAAGGATACGTTTCTGGTGTTTTGGGATGCAAGAGGCAACACAGACTGTGCCAGCACGACTAAAGAACCCTTGGGAGTCTATTCTGAAAGTCACAATGATGATGTCaccaaaatttgttttcatcctGTCAAACCTAGTTGGGTAGTTTCCGGGTCAACTGATGGGTTGGTTAATGTGTTTGACATCAACAAGGACAACGAAGATGATGCTTTGATATCAACTTGCAATTCAGATTCATCGATAAGTTTTATTGGCTGGTCCGGGAAAGGTTACGAACAGATCTACTGCATGACACATGACGAGGGATTTTGTTGGTGGGACCTTGCTCAGTTAGATACTGAAGAGCCCATAACTCTGCTGCGCATTCTGGACGTCAGAGACACGGTCTGTATTGAGAATGACAGCTTAAATTACCTGGTAGGTGGTGTGTACCACGAAAAGGCAGACAAACTCTTTCTTATTGGAGGAACATCAACAGGAAAAATTCACCTGCTGAGCTGCGGCGCTGATGGGCTGAGCCTGGTGGGCACCCTTTGTGGAGGACACTCTGCCACCGTTCGCTCTTTCTGCTGGAACCTGGCAGACGAGTCGCTGCTGACGGGCGGAGAGgatgctcagctgctgctctggaggCCCGGAGCTGTGGAAAGGTCCCTCACAAAGAAAGAGACTATGAAGATTGCTTCCTCTGTGCAGAAGAGAGTCAGAGTTCACAACAGCTCCCTCAAGAGCaggaaaaagtga
- the WDR89 gene encoding WD repeat-containing protein 89 isoform X2, with protein MSALEKIEEQLARLRIAKRSVLREEPAYLLDIDVSRSAPSESSRCVAVSCSNQSIRLYNRETLNFLREYSSRPGMLNGVRFAHTCDSLVFSACSDGTIKCWDIRLATQKAVQIFSGYPSNVFISFDINCSDLIICAGTEKVEKDTFLVFWDARGNTDCASTTKEPLGVYSESHNDDVTKICFHPVKPSWVVSGSTDGLVNVFDINKDNEDDALISTCNSDSSISFIGWSGKGYEQIYCMTHDEGFCWWDLAQLDTEEPITLLRILDVRDTVCIENDSLNYLVGGVYHEKADKLFLIGGTSTGKIHLLSCGADGLSLVGTLCGGHSATVRSFCWNLADESLLTGGEDAQLLLWRPGAVERSLTKKETMKIASSVQKRVRVHNSSLKSRKK; from the coding sequence ATGTCTGCACTCGAGAAGATTGAGGAGCAGCTCGCTCGTCTGCGCATAGCGAAGCGGTCTGTGCTGAGGGAGGAACCCGCCTACTTACTGGACATAGACGTTTCCCGCTCTGCCCCGTCTGAGAGCAGTCGCTGTGTGGCAGTTTCGTGTTCCAATCAGTCCATTAGGCTATACAACAGAGAAACATTAAACTTCCTGCGGGAGTACAGTAGCCGTCCTGGGATGCTTAATGGAGTCAGGTTTGCACACACGTGTGACAGCCTGGTGTTTTCTGCGTGCAGCGATGGCACAATAAAATGTTGGGATATCCGTTTAGCAACTCAGAAGGCTGTGCAGATATTTAGTGGCTATCCTTCCAACGTCTTTATCAGTTTTGATATCAATTGCAGTGATCTCATAATTTGTGCTGGAACAGAAAAGGTTGAAAAGGATACGTTTCTGGTGTTTTGGGATGCAAGAGGCAACACAGACTGTGCCAGCACGACTAAAGAACCCTTGGGAGTCTATTCTGAAAGTCACAATGATGATGTCaccaaaatttgttttcatcctGTCAAACCTAGTTGGGTAGTTTCCGGGTCAACTGATGGGTTGGTTAATGTGTTTGACATCAACAAGGACAACGAAGATGATGCTTTGATATCAACTTGCAATTCAGATTCATCGATAAGTTTTATTGGCTGGTCCGGGAAAGGTTACGAACAGATCTACTGCATGACACATGACGAGGGATTTTGTTGGTGGGACCTTGCTCAGTTAGATACTGAAGAGCCCATAACTCTGCTGCGCATTCTGGACGTCAGAGACACGGTCTGTATTGAGAATGACAGCTTAAATTACCTGGTAGGTGGTGTGTACCACGAAAAGGCAGACAAACTCTTTCTTATTGGAGGAACATCAACAGGAAAAATTCACCTGCTGAGCTGCGGCGCTGATGGGCTGAGCCTGGTGGGCACCCTTTGTGGAGGACACTCTGCCACCGTTCGCTCTTTCTGCTGGAACCTGGCAGACGAGTCGCTGCTGACGGGCGGAGAGgatgctcagctgctgctctggaggCCCGGAGCTGTGGAAAGGTCCCTCACAAAGAAAGAGACTATGAAGATTGCTTCCTCTGTGCAGAAGAGAGTCAGAGTTCACAACAGCTCCCTCAAGAGCaggaaaaagtga